The genomic DNA TTGTCCCCAATTGCTGCTGAATACGAACTGTTTTAAAGGTTTGCGGCTGCGAGGCGCGAGTTCCCTTTGTTGCAGGTTTTCGGGGAGTTGTTGGGGGTCTGCAAGGTATCCCAGCGCGATCGCGGCAACGGCATCGTATCCTTGAGGAATGTTAAAAACCTCCCGTGCCTTTTCCGCATCGAACCCTGCCATTTGGTGAATATATAAATCCATTGCAGTGGCTTGAAGGGCTAAACTGGTTGCAGCACCGCCAACATCGTGAAAGGCGTGTCGGTTTTCATTTCCGTTCCGTTCAAAAAACAGTTTTGCCACAGAAATCATCAAGACTGGGGCATCTTTTGCCCATTGTTGATTCGCCTCGACTAAACAGCTTAACAAGCGCTCGAAGTCTGCGGAGTTGTCTTGGGTGGCGACAATAAAGTGCCACGGCTGTTCGTTGAAGCAAGATGCCGTCCAATTTGCCGCTTCAAAGAGCGTACATAGGGTGTCGGGTGAAACAGGGCGATTGGCAAAGGATAGGGGACTCCAACGCCGTTTGAGCAAGTCATGAATGGGGTATTGGGTCTTTGCTAATTTATCGGTCATTCCCTTATCCTTTAAACTACATTTCGCGGGTTGTTATGATAGTAACCCGATTGGATTTCCTATCTCTATCTTTAAAGTCACGTCTAATGCGTATTCCTTAGAAGCCCTCACCCCCAGCCCCTTGAGGGGGGATAGATATAGCTTATAGCCAGGAGTATTAGGACATTGGTGAAGGTGAACTGGGGAAGCAGGGGAAGCTGAGGGAGAGAGATGCTGTGAATTTAAACTGTCCTAACTGTTATAACTACAGCTATACAAGAGAATGTGGGTTCGGTGACTCTATTTCACATTAGGCGTAGGTTAATTTTAAGCTGATGGCTGAATGCCTTACACGCGAGTTGACTAATCGTTCGACTTTTGGTTGGGATAAAGGTCGGTTGCAACGGGAATATAAGTCCCCTCTTGAATGATGACACCAGGACCGCAATGGGAACCCGCACCGAGAAAGACATCGCTACCAATTTTGATGGTTTTGAGGTAGAGCATTAAGTTATTTTTCTTCGGCTTGACAATGTGAGGATAAAGTTGGACATCATAGCCAAAGATTGTACGATCTCCAATTTCTACAAATCCGCGATCGGCAATTTCTAATTTAGGAGTCCAATAGACATTATTTCCCACTTTTGCACCCCACAGACGCAACCAAGCTGAAAATGCACCGGGAATGAGGCGCAATATGGCTTCTAAAAAAGGACAGGCGATATAAATTTCCTGGAATTGATGGCTTCCCCACCACGGAGAATAGTCATCGCTAATTAAATAACTGATTCCTTCTTTTAAGGGATAAAAATAGTTGTGAATGCGATGGCACAGTACAGGGAGTCCGTAGAGGCAAAACGGAATTGCAAGAATGCTAAAAATATTAGGAGAATTGCACGTCCAAAGGAAGGCTGCACTCGTACATAAAAGAATAAATGGGGTAAACCAGGATAGTAATTTGCTGAGTAGCGTCATAACTCATTTTATGGGAAAGAAAAGTTTTTGAATTAAGGTGAGTTGGGTATCAATTCCCAAATGTGTTGGTGCGGTATCGTGCGTGCAATTTGTTCTGTGAAGTTTGTCCCATAATTTAAAATTTGCGCCATAATTTCCTGTCTGTGGGTTGGGGGTGTGATGCCATGCGTGGTCGCGTGGTAAAGTCAACCAAGGGGAAATCGCGCGATCGAAAAAACTGCCTTGTTTGGGTT from Lusitaniella coriacea LEGE 07157 includes the following:
- a CDS encoding nitroreductase family protein, with the protein product MTDKLAKTQYPIHDLLKRRWSPLSFANRPVSPDTLCTLFEAANWTASCFNEQPWHFIVATQDNSADFERLLSCLVEANQQWAKDAPVLMISVAKLFFERNGNENRHAFHDVGGAATSLALQATAMDLYIHQMAGFDAEKAREVFNIPQGYDAVAAIALGYLADPQQLPENLQQRELAPRSRKPLKQFVFSSNWGQTSPLVGS
- a CDS encoding acyltransferase, producing MTLLSKLLSWFTPFILLCTSAAFLWTCNSPNIFSILAIPFCLYGLPVLCHRIHNYFYPLKEGISYLISDDYSPWWGSHQFQEIYIACPFLEAILRLIPGAFSAWLRLWGAKVGNNVYWTPKLEIADRGFVEIGDRTIFGYDVQLYPHIVKPKKNNLMLYLKTIKIGSDVFLGAGSHCGPGVIIQEGTYIPVATDLYPNQKSND